A stretch of Candidatus Vicinibacter affinis DNA encodes these proteins:
- a CDS encoding T9SS type A sorting domain-containing protein → MYEHNLNTTIPIKNALKNFQSESLKFHLFPNPTEEILYIKTPHHAKILPDNIEIIALDGKTYFTPMAASQSNHIFKIEIGFLTPGIYFIKFKTTNGEVVMKKFVKK, encoded by the coding sequence ATGAACACAATTTAAATACAACCATCCCAATAAAAAATGCACTTAAAAATTTTCAGTCAGAGTCCTTAAAGTTCCATCTTTTCCCAAATCCTACAGAAGAAATCCTATATATCAAAACACCTCACCATGCTAAAATACTCCCCGACAATATTGAAATCATTGCCTTGGATGGAAAAACATATTTTACCCCTATGGCAGCTTCTCAATCAAACCACATTTTCAAAATAGAAATTGGATTCTTAACTCCAGGCATCTATTTCATAAAGTTCAAAACCACCAATGGTGAAGTCGTTATGAAAAAATTTGTAAAAAAATAA
- a CDS encoding IS110 family transposase produces the protein MTKVLQKAGFVGETIYGGIDVHMKSWNVSLYYGSQYLRSFHQSPHPDILVSFLQREFPGANYSCAYEVGFSGYWIKRALDNHGVSCIVVNPAGIPQTDKGNKSKTDRNDSKRIGSSLQAGMLCPIYIPSQETEADRQLVRTNEKLTRDLTRSKNRIKGMLYQVGIEIPERFGSENWSNIFINWLKDLPISFGTLRTALNHQIKMMENIRVEKNLALKDIRKLAVSEKYASIASRLKTVPGVGTITAITLITEIEDMNRFKCFEKLNAFVGFYPTEFSSGEHIRTGHIISRHHKRLWSLILEAAWIGIRRDPAITHYYIIQNKK, from the coding sequence ATGACAAAAGTATTACAAAAGGCTGGATTTGTAGGAGAAACCATTTACGGTGGCATAGATGTCCATATGAAGAGTTGGAATGTTTCACTTTATTATGGGAGTCAATACCTCCGAAGTTTTCATCAATCACCTCATCCAGATATTTTAGTTTCATTTTTACAGCGTGAATTCCCAGGGGCAAATTACAGTTGTGCCTATGAGGTTGGTTTTAGTGGTTATTGGATAAAAAGAGCATTGGATAATCATGGTGTAAGTTGCATTGTTGTTAATCCAGCAGGCATACCCCAGACAGACAAAGGAAATAAATCAAAAACAGATAGAAACGATTCTAAACGGATTGGATCTTCACTTCAAGCTGGAATGTTGTGTCCGATTTATATCCCATCGCAAGAGACAGAAGCTGATCGGCAACTAGTTCGTACAAATGAAAAATTAACACGCGACCTGACCAGATCAAAAAATAGAATCAAAGGAATGCTATATCAAGTAGGCATAGAGATTCCCGAACGGTTTGGAAGCGAAAATTGGAGCAATATATTCATAAACTGGTTAAAAGACCTACCTATTTCATTTGGAACATTACGAACTGCCTTAAACCATCAAATAAAAATGATGGAAAATATCAGGGTAGAAAAAAACCTGGCACTTAAAGATATTCGCAAACTAGCAGTTAGTGAAAAGTATGCCTCTATCGCTTCTAGATTAAAAACAGTACCTGGTGTGGGCACAATAACTGCCATTACTTTAATAACGGAAATAGAAGACATGAATCGCTTCAAATGTTTCGAAAAACTAAATGCATTCGTTGGTTTTTATCCCACAGAGTTTTCTAGTGGGGAACATATTCGTACAGGACATATAATAAGCAGACATCATAAGCGATTGTGGAGCTTAATCCTAGAAGCCGCCTGGATAGGAATAAGACGTGATCCGGCTATAACCCATTATTATATAATACAAAACAAAAAGTAG